One Tenebrio molitor chromosome 2, icTenMoli1.1, whole genome shotgun sequence genomic region harbors:
- the RpS29 gene encoding small ribosomal subunit protein uS14 translates to MGFQNIWYSHPRKYGQGSRSCRACSNRHGLIRKYGLNICRQCFREYAADIGFKKLD, encoded by the exons ATGGGTTTCCAAAATATCTGGTATTCTCACCCTCGCAAATATGGTCAGGGATCAAGATCTTG ccGAGCTTGTTCAAACAGGCATGGATTAATCCGTAAATATGGTTTAAATATCTGCCGGCAATGTTTTAGAGAATATGCAGCTGACATCGGCTTCAAAAAG cTCGATTAA
- the LOC138124691 gene encoding uncharacterized protein isoform X1 → MKLVILDFFTFFLLVNYRVLCQEKNLKTVQNAISDSQTTKENEITRKMMMMDLPKITSQPVGKTKRPPKLVCPVSQGFRPFFATPCKVTKECSQLGNKNMLCCNGRCQKGIPAPPPEPVHSPGLFGLIERSCPTERIPEILQIKQCTVDAECSPRICCPEKMHNGDVVGYCRTAEPKLDNIPGVNRFVEPLRLMMSYMQCTPPPPPFLDLFPKVCRSPLDCFPNLCCQERGKRYCRPPKRSLLALLTTVAQRIVPSDAARAFITRITT, encoded by the exons ATGAAACTTGTaatattagatttttttacgtttttcCTGTTGGTAAACTATCGTGTCTTGtgccaagaaaaaaatttgaaaactg tACAAAATGCCATATCTGATAGTCAAACAACCAAAGAAAATGAGATTACAAGGAAAATGATGATGATGGACTTGCCGAAAATTACATCACAACCGGTGGGGAAAACTAAAAGGCCACCTAAACTCGTCTGTCCAGTAAGTCAAGGGTTCAGACCTTTTTTTGCCACACCTTGTAAAGTGACCAAAGAATGCTCGCAGCTGGGTAACAAAAACATGCTTTGTTGCAATGGTAGGTGTCAGAAAGGAATCCCAGCGCCTCCACCCGAACCTGTTCATTCTC CAGGATTGTTTGGGCTGATAGAAAGATCTTGTCCGACGGAGCGTATCCCTGAAATACTACAAATCAAGCAGTGTACTGTGGACGCGGAGTGCTCGCCCAGAATATGTTGCCCCGAAAAAATGCATAACGGGGATGTAGTGGGCTACTGTAGGACTGCTGAGCCAAAACTGGATAACATTCCTGGCGTTAATCGGTTCGTTGAAC CGCTGAGACTAATGATGAGTTACATGCAGTGTACTCCTCCGCCACCTCCATTTTTAGATCTCTTTCCTAAAGTATGTCGGAGTCCGTTAGATTGTTTCCCAAATTTATGCTGTCAAGAAAGGGGGAAAAGATACTGCAGACCTCCAAAACGGTCTTTGTTAGCTTTGCTCACGACAGTTGCACAA AGAATAGTACCTTCAGACGCTGCTAGAGCATTTATTACGAGGATCACCACATAG
- the LOC138124691 gene encoding uncharacterized protein isoform X2, translating into MKLVILDFFTFFLLVNYRVLCQEKNLKTVQNAISDSQTTKENEITRKMMMMDLPKITSQPVGKTKRPPKLVCPVSQGFRPFFATPCKVTKECSQLGNKNMLCCNGRCQKGIPAPPPEPVHSRLFGLIERSCPTERIPEILQIKQCTVDAECSPRICCPEKMHNGDVVGYCRTAEPKLDNIPGVNRFVEPLRLMMSYMQCTPPPPPFLDLFPKVCRSPLDCFPNLCCQERGKRYCRPPKRSLLALLTTVAQRIVPSDAARAFITRITT; encoded by the exons ATGAAACTTGTaatattagatttttttacgtttttcCTGTTGGTAAACTATCGTGTCTTGtgccaagaaaaaaatttgaaaactg tACAAAATGCCATATCTGATAGTCAAACAACCAAAGAAAATGAGATTACAAGGAAAATGATGATGATGGACTTGCCGAAAATTACATCACAACCGGTGGGGAAAACTAAAAGGCCACCTAAACTCGTCTGTCCAGTAAGTCAAGGGTTCAGACCTTTTTTTGCCACACCTTGTAAAGTGACCAAAGAATGCTCGCAGCTGGGTAACAAAAACATGCTTTGTTGCAATGGTAGGTGTCAGAAAGGAATCCCAGCGCCTCCACCCGAACCTGTTCATTCTC GATTGTTTGGGCTGATAGAAAGATCTTGTCCGACGGAGCGTATCCCTGAAATACTACAAATCAAGCAGTGTACTGTGGACGCGGAGTGCTCGCCCAGAATATGTTGCCCCGAAAAAATGCATAACGGGGATGTAGTGGGCTACTGTAGGACTGCTGAGCCAAAACTGGATAACATTCCTGGCGTTAATCGGTTCGTTGAAC CGCTGAGACTAATGATGAGTTACATGCAGTGTACTCCTCCGCCACCTCCATTTTTAGATCTCTTTCCTAAAGTATGTCGGAGTCCGTTAGATTGTTTCCCAAATTTATGCTGTCAAGAAAGGGGGAAAAGATACTGCAGACCTCCAAAACGGTCTTTGTTAGCTTTGCTCACGACAGTTGCACAA AGAATAGTACCTTCAGACGCTGCTAGAGCATTTATTACGAGGATCACCACATAG
- the LOC138124691 gene encoding uncharacterized protein isoform X3, translating to MMMMDLPKITSQPVGKTKRPPKLVCPVSQGFRPFFATPCKVTKECSQLGNKNMLCCNGRCQKGIPAPPPEPVHSPGLFGLIERSCPTERIPEILQIKQCTVDAECSPRICCPEKMHNGDVVGYCRTAEPKLDNIPGVNRFVEPLRLMMSYMQCTPPPPPFLDLFPKVCRSPLDCFPNLCCQERGKRYCRPPKRSLLALLTTVAQRIVPSDAARAFITRITT from the exons ATGATGATGATGGACTTGCCGAAAATTACATCACAACCGGTGGGGAAAACTAAAAGGCCACCTAAACTCGTCTGTCCAGTAAGTCAAGGGTTCAGACCTTTTTTTGCCACACCTTGTAAAGTGACCAAAGAATGCTCGCAGCTGGGTAACAAAAACATGCTTTGTTGCAATGGTAGGTGTCAGAAAGGAATCCCAGCGCCTCCACCCGAACCTGTTCATTCTC CAGGATTGTTTGGGCTGATAGAAAGATCTTGTCCGACGGAGCGTATCCCTGAAATACTACAAATCAAGCAGTGTACTGTGGACGCGGAGTGCTCGCCCAGAATATGTTGCCCCGAAAAAATGCATAACGGGGATGTAGTGGGCTACTGTAGGACTGCTGAGCCAAAACTGGATAACATTCCTGGCGTTAATCGGTTCGTTGAAC CGCTGAGACTAATGATGAGTTACATGCAGTGTACTCCTCCGCCACCTCCATTTTTAGATCTCTTTCCTAAAGTATGTCGGAGTCCGTTAGATTGTTTCCCAAATTTATGCTGTCAAGAAAGGGGGAAAAGATACTGCAGACCTCCAAAACGGTCTTTGTTAGCTTTGCTCACGACAGTTGCACAA AGAATAGTACCTTCAGACGCTGCTAGAGCATTTATTACGAGGATCACCACATAG